Genomic segment of Armigeres subalbatus isolate Guangzhou_Male unplaced genomic scaffold, GZ_Asu_2 Contig1137, whole genome shotgun sequence:
attttggatgaatGGGAAAGGCAGTGTGgcggggttcgttttggtaaacggaatGCCGGGTGTGACGTGTATTTTCAttgtaacaaaacaaaaacgcgATGTAAAGCGCAATCATTAATTTGCTTACAAACCTCATAAAACCGAACAAAATTTTCCGAATCTCGTGATCGATCTTTTAAGTTTGTACTAATCACAGTAGAAATTTATGTTTGACTTGACGTTCTTACCGAATAGCATGCTAAGCGAAAACACATCGGCTGTCTAGGAAGTTTCTTAATTTTGGTGTCTTTTGAGTTGAATGGTTtaccaaacaattttttttgcgaaattaCACGTTACTAGTAAAATCATGTTTCTTGTGCTCGAataattttgtataaaattcCTTCATTTTCCTTATTGTTCATCCtacgcgagaataaacaatcaattgcTCAAGGTGAGCAATTCTTCACTTTTATTTCAGCTTAAAGTACCTACGATACATATTTGCATCGCGTTATTGTTTTTTTCCACTTGGGTCAAAAGGTGAATTGgaatagaaagaagaaaaaataaaataaaaaatagaatagaTTTGAAAAAGGAAATTTCATCCACAGAGTTGTATCGTGTTTTATTCTTCCAAAGAAGctcgcattgaaaaaaaatgtgtgtattgtattatttttgtttgcCTGATAACGGAGAATAATCAATTAGTTActgctgacatttgatcatAGAACTGCTATTTTATTTACACAGGTGCATTTTCAATTTATATGAAAAGTAAGTGATCAACATCAGCTGTGTATTCAGATTggaaatcaaataaatttcagtTTTACTCGAGGCCGAACAACCTAGACGTAACTAGTTCAATTTTTAACGTGACAATAAAGCTCAAGTGAATCTGTTCTACTGGTAACCGAttttacaaaagaaaaattaCTATGTGCGACCTGATTTTTTGGATGAGTAGGGTCCTTTAAGGCCACATCTTGCCACTCCCTAGTCATTGGTGCAACAGGAAGGAATAAAATGGATAATAACATTTATTTacgatacaaagtaggaaagaggAGGAACAGATTCTATTAATCATAAAACACCACCAATCGCAATAAAAACTACGAATGaactcagaaaaatatattaagctcttttagtggaatgtattaaactgtctaagacgaaCTAAGCACCGTCCACCCAACTCCACCAGTCAACCCTCGTTATCCTTGCAGACACGTATCTCGACAACAAccgtgtggtcgtcttcagtgtcttgtacttgtaagtcgagtcaagtacaagacactgaagacgaccacacagttgtggtcgaaacacgtatctgcaaagataacgaaaattaactggcgGAATCAAATGGACAGCActcaactcgtcttagacggtttacgAATGAACTCTTAAAGAATACAATCTAAACAATGTATATTAATATTATGTATCGCCTTACGTGCAAACGCCAAGGATTTCCAGAAAATGTGTTtgattatataaaaatatagggtACGTATACATTTTACAAATATAAATATCTCCTCAACTCCTTCAACCCGTAAATTGCAACGAAATACAGCATTTTTTAGATTTCGGTTACTATGAGAAGTGAAATTCCGGCTTCCCGCCGCTGTACCCTAcgatattattttttgtcatattACAACAAATATAATATATCAACAATATAGCTCACTTCATAAATCTCCATATATTAGGCAACGGACAGCATAATCACACCATCCTGCGTCACAAAGGGCAACCAACGCCTGAAAACGATAGCCAAGGGGTGCcataattgcaaaaattacacttaatttataatgtttaactatttgaattaattttttttttatttttttttttcaaactaagGTATCAAAATGGGGTCAAAGGATAATTTCTAGCCtattatttcgacatgttataCTGCATATTGCATTCTACTTTTAAGCACCCCTCGGAAGGTCTCTTTATTACATTGCTTGCCCTTTGTGACACCGCGTCGCTACTGTGTTGTCCGTTGGAATCAACCAGAGtgaactatattgttaatatagtatatttgattaCAATGTTTCACTCACCTTTATTAATGAAGGTACTTACCACTCACTAACAACGACTTACAGTCCATGACCCCATGGAATCATAATTCGAAACTGGGCAAAATAAGGTCCCATAATACATCCGGACATCGGTTCGGTTCGGTTCGATGATAGCATTCTTTTGTCCGAAACCATCTTCCCCACCGCTCCCTGGATTCTAAATTCATCTTAGTTGTCCCCGCTGTAGTCTTCATACTGCCTCCGGAACTGATGCTGCCATCAATGCGCatccttcgaatttctattTCGTCGTCGAACGGCGAATGGAATCCTTTAACACCGTAGTCTTCGAATGTCATTCAAACTCTAGGTTAATGGCAATAAgctgaatttaaaattttcttcaaaacccGAGATAATTGACGCGTTTAGACATTTTTGCGTCCGACTTCTTTCGCGACCTACTTCGATTTCCCAGAACCGTTATAAGGAGTTCTGCCGCCAAAACTGCGCCGCACAGCTCCAAACGAGGGATAGTTTGGCATTTCAAGGGTGCCACGCGTGATTTCGATGAAAGAAGACACACCTTTATTCTTCCTGCTGCATCTACACTTCTTACGTAAATGCAACAACCATATGCTTTCTCGGAGGCATCCGAAAAGCAGTGAATCTCTGTGGAAACTGCTGCGGGAACGATGACATAGCGATCAATCCTGACTTCGTTCAACAGAGGAAGCTGGACAACTAACTTCGTCCACATCTCACCCACCGTCGAAGGTATGGGCTGGTCCCAGTCCAGCGCACGATCGTCTTCGTCCCTATATTTCCACAGCAACTGCATCAAAATTTTTGCAGTTGTGATTGCTGCCCCGAGCAATCCTAAAGGGTCGAATAGCGTTGCTATAACCGAGAGTACCTCTCTTTTACTGAACTGCTGCCTTGGTCGCACCGAGGGAATGTAGAAGCTGAACTTCAGCTTATCACTCTTCGGCATCCAGATGAGCCCGAGGGTTTTGATGGACGGATCCGGGTCCAAGTTGATTCCGTCCCCCGCTTGAATTGCTAAACTGTCTTCAGGAAGCCCCTCCAAGACCTTGGGACTGTTGGATGCCCACTTCCTAAGTCTGAAACCGCCTCTTTCCGTCATTTCACTCAGCTGTCTTCGCAACTCATAGGCTTCTTCTACCGTATCTGCTCCCGTGACGACATCATCCATATAAGTGTCTTCGCTCGTCGCACGTGATCCGAGGATATGCCGTTTCTTCATCCAACGCCAGCTGTTTGAGGGTTCTTGTGGCCAAATACAGCGCCGGTTTGGTACCGTAAGTAATGGTCTTGAGTTCATACACGCTAATGTTGTTCTGAGGATCTGAGCGCCACAGGATACACTGTAGAGACCTATCTTCCGGGTTAACCCAAATCTGCCGAAACATCTTCTCGACGTCAGCAACGAGCATTACTTGCTTGGTACGGCTTCGCATAATGATTGATCTGAGATCATCCTGTATTACCGGTCCAGTCAGCAGCACGTCGTTGAGCGATACGCCGGACGATGTTGAGCAGGAGGCATCGAACACCACCCTGACCTTGGTTGTAGTGCTGTCCTCCTTGAAAACGGGATGATGCGGTAAAAAGCACCGCTGTTTTGTTGTTAAGGCCGCCCCTTCGACCTTCTCCATGTGTCCCATCGACTCGTATTCCTCCATAAAATCGTGGTAGCTTTTGTGCAGGTTGGCATTCCTTGCCAGGCGTCGCTCCGTACCATGAAGACGCCGGACCGCAATGTCCTTGGATTCGCCCAACCTTTGACGAGCGCCTTCCTCCTTTGGTAGTGTAACCGTGTACCTGCCATCGGGATTCCGTTGGACTGTATTTTGGAATAGGTCCTCACATCGTTTTTCCTCCTGTGAGAGTACCTTGACCGAACCAACCTCTTCGCTAGACCAGAACCGGGCAACTAGAGATTCCAGTTTCTCTGTTGCGGAAGCGTTGCAGGTAATGTGCAGATCCTGATGAGAATAGGATAAACCTCCACACACCACCCATCCGAAAACCGATTCGTTCAGCGTCAGCAATTGGTTGCCTAGGTTAATTCTTTGACCGgtttcgaagaaatcgaaaaatgattcgataccGAGTACCAAGTCGACTCTACTGGACAAGAAGAAAGCGGGATCTGCCAGTTTGATTCCTGGGGGTATCGACCAACCATCCGTGCGCATTGTAGCAGTTGGCAGATTCACCGTTACGTTGGGAAGAACGAGAAAGTCCAGTGCTCGCGAGAAAGGAGAAACTCGCGACCGCACCACCgcttgtattttgtatttgaccTTGGTTCCTGCTTGACCGATTCCTCGCACCGATATATCCACCTTTTCTCGTTGGGTCTTCATCCGTTGAGTCAGTCGCTCCGTGATGAAGTTGCTCTCTGAGCCCGAATCCAATAAAGCGCGAGCAGGAAACCTTCCACCTTGATCATCTTCCACGACGATAACCGCAGTTGCCAGCAAAACTTGCGAAGAATATTGTTGAGCCGCACCAGAAACCGAAATTTCGGTGGCCGCCATATTGACCACCTGAGAGGAACCCGAACCAGAAGCTTCGTTGACTCCAGAGGACTCCTTTGGGATTGAAGGATGGTTGCCCCTAGCAACCGCTGCGACCTTTGCAGAACTATCCTTCTCCGACCTGAAACACACCAAAGTGTGGTGACGACCCTTACAATTCTTGCAATTGAACTTGGACTGGCACTCCTTGGACAAATGACCCACTCGGAAACAATTCCTGCAGAGGAAGTGGGTTTTCAGCAGGGCATCTCTGTCAGCCACCGACATTCGTTGGAACACGCCACATTGATGGAGGTAGTGGCTCTCCTTACATGCCACACATCGTGCTCCTGACGATGACTGCATCGTGCTGTAACTGGCCTTCGCTGTGGACTGCTTCTGCCTCTGGGGTTGTTGCTGCCAcgattgaacacccctagactCAGCCGCCTTCGTTGGAAGCGACTCGAGAACACGTATCCTTCGCTGCAGAAACTCCGTCAGATCCTCCAAAGTATCCTGCTCCTTCGTGGATGAAAACTCCTCCCAACCTCGGCGGGTCACCGGATCCAAACGATTGGTGAGAAGATTGACTAGCAGGAGATCCTTATACTCCGCTGGTTCGATAACCTGATCTAGTGTGCACAATTTTTTCGAACCTCTCAACTAGAACGTGCAACTCCGAAACTGACTCCTTAGAAAGCGAAGGAAGAGTAAAGAGGACTGAATCTGTCTTTTCCTAAgcttattattattgttatagCGCTTTGTAAGCGCATACCACGCGATCTTATAATAAGCCTGCGTTATCTTTAATGGATCGATTAGAGCCTTTGGTTCCCCCTGAAGACACCCcttcaaataatgaaatttttccACCTCCGGTAGATCAGTCCGCCAGTGGATCAAGGAAGTGAATAAGTCACGGAAACTAATCCACTCGTCGATATCGCCGTTGAATGACTGCAGCTTGATCTGCGGCAGTCGCACATCCTCATCCTCGTCGTAGTCGTCGTGGCATTTGATCTCCACCAACGTCTCGCCATACTTCTCCCAAAGTTCGCCAATCCTCTCTAAGCGCATGTTGACATCAGTCGCGGTGGTGGCCTCATCGTAACGTTGAACGAACttccaaatatcgtccaggtcAGCTTGAATTTCACCCAGCTTCACGACCAAAGCCTTCAACGATGTCAGCTTACGGGGTGCCATGATGATTGGAGTTACTCGCACACGTAACGGAAAGAGAGACGAATGGTGTAGTAATCCACGTGATTCCAAGCTTCGGCAGGCATATACTCGGTGTATTTACCTGGCACAGTGAAATGCGTCACCAATCCTCATAAACAAAGCAGGAACACTGGGACTCCAATTGTTGATCGATAATGCCAGACGTCCAACAGCACAGCTCACAGCTCATAAACACGTTAACCGAGGGGGGATAAGGAACTAATGTAGTATCCAACAAGCCTGGCCACGGCAGGCCATATACTAGTGTATATTACCTTCAAAAAACAAGTGGCTGTACCCAAACGATAATCCAACTCGTAGTTATATAATGTGGCACGATGGTGGTTATTGTTGCTCAACGTCAACGCAAAGTAGGCAGGAATTCAAAGAGGGAAAACAGGGTGTAATATCCAAATTTTATGCTTCGGCAGGGCATATACTGTGTTAACTCACCTGTGCAACAAACAGCTGTGCTAAGCCCTGAGCAGAGCAAAactccaaattcaaaccaaatatcGTAAAATGGCACCAAGTGCACTCAAGAAGTGGTCACAAATGATTCGTCGAAGaggataaaatttatttaaaaaagtgCAGTCACTGTCGTCCTGCTTCGGTGACATATACATTCCGTGACTCACCTGGACAGGTACCTGATGGCTCGACCTCTTCGGATCACTTGTCTTCTCACGTTGCTGAAGTGGGTGGATGGGTTGTGTCGTGCTTCTTCGCTTGGGAACCACTGGATAGCCTTTCCAGAAAGAAGGTTGCTCCGAAATGCAATGGGGAAAAACACGTCGAAAAATAGCGTTAGAATCCAGAAATCTTCGCTTCGGCCGAACATATACTGAACTTGTGTAATTTACCTGGAAGATAAACCATCGCGCTGGTTCAGTAGTTTGGCAATCCCATAGACAATGAATCCTTGTCGCACAGATCCATCAAATTCTTGGGCCAGTCTAACGGATGGATTTCTGTTGTACTGAATATTGTTCGAGTGCTTTCCAAGAATCAGCAATAAATCACCGAGCCGCTCACGTACAGGTTCATATGCAAGGTTTGATATAAACTCCGGTTAGTAACAGGTTTTTCGTCCTCGCTTCGGCAGGACATATAAATTTGTTCCACTCACCAACACAAGAAATCCCTTCGATGAATGTCCAAACCGAGCCAGTGTAGTAAGGATAACGCGTAAACCTCCTGTTGTGTAGCTCCAACCCAATTGTCTGCGAGTGTGATGGCGGGGTGGTAATTGTGTGCACAGGGAATGGCGGTCGCCTCATTTGTGCCTCCTTAATGATGGCGCGAATCCCAGCCCAGCATGGCTCCAAGCGGTCCTTCTTCGATTTTATTGGTGTTAATATCCTCCCGTGGTCGAACCGCATacggttcgaaggaccaaagTGTTGTGGACCCGAGCACTTAGCTCCTTCGATAAGTGGGTGGCTCCCCAACACTCGATCGGTCAACTTGGCAGAGAACAAAATTCCTTGTACTGGGCGAACAGTTGGTTTACCGGCACTGATAATTCCCGAACACACTCGCGGACAAATTAAAAATCACTATATTTAACTAAATCACAACCATTACACAATTAACATTTATTTCGCTTACAAGTAACAAATTTCGTTCTTAACTTAAACACGAATAAAAGTTGGGCTGTGCGAAGGCCTGTACCCGCGTGCCTGTTGTTGGGTTGGATAACCGAATTTGACTGACTGTCACAACCCGTCATCCGCAGAGTCATTCAGAGACAGAAATATCCCTCTCCTATACGCTGATTATATCTCCGCCAACATACCCACCACTGCAATCCCAGATAAGGCACCTCTCAACGTTCTCAGCTAACGACTGCAGCTCTCATCTTATCGCACAGACGGTATTGATAGGTACGAGCGAATATTTACATCAGCCAGATCACTTTCGCTTTCTGTAGCTGGACAGTTTCGTAGCTGGACGATTGAAAACCCATTGTTTTGTGGTGCAGCAACAAAGTGAGGATCGCAGTTGAATCCCGATGCTAGGGTTGTATTTCGCGTTGGATTTGGCAATGTGATTACGCAACAGGATgttttattgttaaaaatatgccatttcaaaattattacaTCCGCGAACTGATTTCAATTTCGGAACTTGAATGATTACAAACAAACTCGTTGGCGTTACTAAATTTTCTCGCACACTTCTCTCCATCAAACCGACAAAGCGGTATCACCTTGATATATACACATTGTCTCCAATTATTTGACGAGatgaaagaaaacaataaagcagtggttcccagcatgcttactataAGGTGCCACAGTATATTTCCaacatatgttttattttatattacATTTTACCGTAACtcaaaacggctacgcagtctttaaggattaaaacaagatttatatttgtccaacgtttcgacagtTGATCATTCGAAAGTAATACAGTTTACTTAATATAGAATGATTTGACTGGCCGACAGTAACTTTGTATTCGCAATGCTCctgtgttgcatttgtagttaTGGATCTCTAAAATTGACAAGTTATTGGCGTTGTTGTTTGATTGGaaaaattccgagattatttggtcacaaagtaggGGAGGAATTTTTgctttaacggcgttgaagtTACTTGtatgtttgcatgattgcatgttcatataagttattacgatatctgGAACATCTGAATTcgagaacaatttggagatcctaggacatctgcatcaaactaatttggatTTCACATAATACGAAATGGCTTTAGAGTCTTGCAGGGACAAGCTGGGTTGATTTCCATTTTGAAGTTCTTCTTAATCGGTAAATTTGACTCTTATTGAATATGGTATAAAACTTCTACATTTtaaggagtggatggaaggtttTCATTCCTTCGTGGTTTCTGCATCGATGTTTTTGTGAGCCTTGCTATCACTGACCGTGGCAGCCATCATCGCTGCCGCCTTTTTCGCTGCCTCTCCACTGCCGACTTTCAGGGTCATGATGTTTGACTGTTCGGCGCTCCGCTCCGGTCGTTTTGCTGATTCTTTTACGgaaagtagtagtaaaattcttctttattcaaccagtttttgttttacaattattttgtttatacatatacagtgatcggccggcttggcccttcAACGtcgatttaattttatttataatgTTATCTGAGTATTAAAATataatatatcatgacggcctttaggaggcgctagtgtattttttaaaatttgataacctaactactatatacactaatatttacaataaaaatttgataacctagattggaactagcgccctaagcgcttcttggtccgagtgcaagcaacggatcctaaacttttctttacactcaccaaagcgttcatgtaaggtctttatcccggccagacggtggacctcggatgttcttgtcctgggaggggtgttgaggatcatccccaggaattcgttttggacccgttgaagtttgaggtggtgggttttagcgcagctctcccagaccggcatgccgtattcgatcacagggaggatgatttgcttgtagacagcaagcttatttttcagggacaatgacgaccggcggttgatcaaagggtacagtagtttccacaaaacgttacactttgtcattgtcttgtcaacctgttgcctgaaaataagcttgctgtctaagGTCAAGCCAAGgaagtcggcctcattggcccattccacagtcgtgccattgaggatgattttacagtccccaggcggaacaagtttagaggatttggagtgggggaaaatgatgacctgggtcttcgccgcgttgatacagatcttttagctggtgaggtactctgtcagggcatccaggcctcgttggagttttgccactagcgctctgatcactctaccgttgtagacgatggaggtgtcatctgcgaacagagacagaatgccgccttctggagcttctggcatgtcggaggtgaacagattgaaaagcaggggcccgaggatactgccgtgggtgacgcctgcgacgatgttgtgcgcattggaactcgctccgctgattgagacccggaatgtccttgccgacaggtaattgttgatgattttcaccaggtagctgagaagattgtagcgttgtagtttgtacactaGGCCAtaatgccatacattgtcaaatgccttctcgacatcgagtaaggccatggtggatgtttttgagacaaacttgttccgtctgaggtcGTTGGTAACTCGGTTGAcctacagttgaccgaccgcgtcggaaaccaaactgttcctcgagcaagatgttgagattttcggctcGGACTCAAGTAACATCAAGTAACCGAtaatgaatagctttttcgaatagcttggataaccctgagagaaggctgatgggtcgataacttttgggggaggaaggatccttcccaggcttccggatggggatgactttcgttgacttccaggacgatgggaagtagttgagccggagacactgattaaagatcaagcgaaaggtgctcaaagaacggagcactcatgtgtttgagctcgagattctggatgctatcgaagcctggggccttcatgttcttcgatgattagatataggccgtcaattcgccagctgagctCTCCAACttctccgagaagtcgttgggaatcaaatggatgttgttagcatacTCTTTGGCGGCttcttcgtgtggactgacaatgttctgtccaagattgtgtgagctgacgaaagtgacgacctatttcagcgaccttctctgcaggagttatcaagcgatccttagagccattattgtctagtgggatcaacggtggaatgggccgaggcttggattttagtattttggtcgttttccagaacggcttagcataatctgggagagtgcggatttTATTCGATAAGTCATTATTTTTAGGTCCACCATTTTGGCCTCCATAacttttgtgattcgattgcagcgtgtcttaagttcaggcagtccagtacgctggaactgcctgccagtgacattccgcaatcgaatcaaatctttggtgagtgtatcaatgTTTAAGAAGTTGCTTACC
This window contains:
- the LOC134202292 gene encoding uncharacterized protein LOC134202292 codes for the protein MTERGGFRLRKWASNSPKVLEGLPEDSLAIQAGDGINLDPDPSIKTLGLIWMPKSDKLKFSFYIPSVRPRQQFSKREVLSVIATLFDPLGLLGAAITTAKILMQLLWKYRDEDDRALDWDQPIPSTVGEMWT
- the LOC134202293 gene encoding uncharacterized protein LOC134202293, which translates into the protein MAPRKLTSLKALVVKLGEIQADLDDIWKFVQRYDEATTATDVNMRLERIGELWEKYGETLVEIKCHDDYDEDEDVRLPQIKLQSFNGDIDEWISFHQVIEPAEYKDLLLVNLLTNRLDPVTRRGWEEFSSTKEQDTLEDLTEFLQRRIRVLESLPTKAAESRGVQSWQQQPQRQKQSTAKASYSTMQSSSGARCVACKESHYLHQCGVFQRMSVADRDALLKTHFLCRNCFRVGHLSKECQSKFNCKNCKGRHHTLVCFRSEKDSSAKVAAVARGNHPSIPKESSGVNEASGSGSSQVVNMAATEISVSGAAQQYSSQVLLATAVIVVEDDQGGRFPARALLDSGSESNFITERLTQRMKTQREKVDISVRGIGQAGTKVKYKIQAVVRSRVSPFSRALDFLVLPNVTVNLPTATMRTDGWSIPPGIKLADPAFFLSSRVDLVLGIESFFDFFETGQRINLGNQLLTLNESVFGWVVCGGLSYSHQDLHITCNASATEKLESLVARFWSSEEVGSVKVLSQEEKRCEDLFQNTVQRNPDGRYTVTLPKEEGARQRLGESKDIAVRRLHGTERRLARNANLHKSYHDFMEEYESMGHMEKVEGAALTTKQRCFLPHHPVFKEDSTTTKVRVVFDASCSTSSGVSLNDVLLTGPVIQDDLRSIIMRSRTKQVMLVADVEKMFRQIWVNPEDRSLQCILWRSDPQNNISVYELKTITYGTKPALYLATRTLKQLALDEETAYPRITCDERRHLYG